One segment of Thermococcus profundus DNA contains the following:
- a CDS encoding amidohydrolase family protein, whose protein sequence is MSILIKNGLVVYGEDLNVVNADVLIEGNRIAKVAKNIREGADTVIDASGRVVSPGFVNLHTHSPMGLLRGLADDLPLMEWLEKHIWPREAKLTREAIKAGAYLGALEMIKTGTTAFLDMYFHMDAVGEAVLESGLRGYLGYGMIDLGDPERTEKEVKEALREMREIEKLESDRIQFVFGPHAPYTCSLALLKEVRKLADEHGKLITIHVSETMSEVGRIQERYGKSPVVLLDDIGFLGKDVIIAHGVWLDSRDVQILARNGVTVAHNPGSNMKLASGVMPIGKLLNAGVNIGLGTDGSASNNNLDMLEEMKLAALLHKVHNLDPTIADASTVFRMATQNGARALNLKAGVIKEGYLADIAVIDFNRPHLRPINNVVSHLVYSANGNDVETTIVDGRILMLDGEVLTLDEEKVLEKAEKVVESLL, encoded by the coding sequence ATGAGCATTCTCATCAAAAACGGCCTGGTTGTCTACGGCGAGGATCTAAACGTGGTTAATGCGGATGTCCTCATAGAGGGCAACAGGATAGCCAAAGTGGCGAAGAACATCAGGGAGGGCGCCGACACGGTGATCGACGCGAGCGGCAGGGTGGTTTCTCCCGGCTTCGTGAACCTCCACACGCACTCTCCGATGGGCCTTCTTCGCGGTCTTGCCGACGACCTGCCCCTTATGGAGTGGCTTGAGAAGCACATCTGGCCTAGAGAAGCTAAACTGACGAGGGAAGCCATTAAGGCCGGCGCCTATCTCGGGGCCCTTGAGATGATAAAGACCGGCACCACGGCCTTCCTGGACATGTACTTCCACATGGACGCCGTCGGGGAAGCCGTTCTGGAATCCGGCCTGAGGGGATATCTGGGATACGGTATGATAGACCTAGGTGACCCTGAGAGGACCGAAAAGGAAGTGAAAGAGGCCCTGCGCGAGATGAGGGAAATAGAAAAGCTTGAATCAGACAGGATCCAGTTCGTTTTTGGACCGCATGCACCGTACACCTGCTCCCTTGCCCTGCTTAAAGAGGTGAGAAAACTCGCGGACGAGCACGGGAAGCTCATAACGATACACGTGAGCGAGACCATGAGTGAGGTCGGTAGAATCCAGGAGCGCTACGGAAAAAGTCCTGTGGTTCTCCTCGACGACATAGGCTTCCTTGGTAAGGACGTCATCATCGCCCACGGCGTCTGGCTCGACAGCAGGGACGTTCAAATACTGGCGAGAAACGGCGTCACCGTCGCCCACAATCCAGGCTCAAACATGAAGCTCGCCAGCGGCGTCATGCCGATAGGGAAGCTCCTCAACGCCGGCGTTAACATCGGCCTCGGCACTGACGGGAGCGCCAGCAACAACAACCTTGACATGCTTGAGGAGATGAAGCTGGCCGCGCTCCTCCACAAGGTTCACAACCTAGACCCCACGATAGCCGATGCAAGCACTGTTTTCAGGATGGCCACGCAGAACGGGGCCAGGGCCCTCAACCTGAAGGCGGGGGTAATAAAGGAGGGCTACCTAGCTGACATCGCGGTGATAGACTTCAACCGGCCCCACTTAAGGCCGATCAACAACGTGGTGAGCCATCTGGTTTATTCTGCCAACGGGAACGACGTGGAGACGACGATAGTGGACGGGAGGATCCTGATGCTCGATGGCGAAGTGCTCACCCTCGACGAGGAGAAAGTACTTGAGAAAGCGGAGAAAGTCGTGGAAAGCCTCCTCTGA
- a CDS encoding ADP-dependent ribose-1-phosphate kinase, which yields MELDVVGIGNLNYDIIMLIDHFPEFHEKVNAKNAVFGLGGAAGNTITWLAHMGLKTGFIGAVGRDEIGEAHIRYFQIIGVDTSGIKVVDEPSGVAVAMIHGEDKRIVKYPGANRFKTLDREYIKKARLIHLSSNPVETIRKAVSIAKEEGILVSVDIGEAELPKDVEGEIDYLLMNEDEYRRKFGSLDPNLCSSKNLVITLNGGGAIIRDVKGNVEEIRGLSAKVVDSTGAGDSFAAGVIYGVLKGWRLRDSAKLGMLLAYLTVQKVGARSAVVPLEKIIEKSMELGLNLPF from the coding sequence ATGGAGCTGGACGTCGTGGGGATCGGAAACCTCAACTACGACATCATAATGCTCATCGACCACTTCCCAGAGTTCCACGAGAAGGTGAACGCGAAAAATGCGGTCTTCGGCCTGGGCGGCGCGGCTGGAAACACTATAACCTGGCTCGCCCACATGGGGCTGAAAACTGGGTTTATAGGAGCAGTTGGAAGGGACGAGATAGGGGAGGCCCACATAAGGTATTTCCAAATCATAGGGGTGGACACTTCTGGGATAAAGGTCGTGGACGAGCCCTCGGGAGTGGCAGTCGCGATGATCCACGGCGAGGACAAGAGGATAGTGAAGTACCCCGGGGCCAACAGGTTCAAAACCCTTGATAGGGAGTACATAAAAAAGGCTAGGCTCATACACCTATCCTCCAACCCAGTGGAGACCATCAGGAAGGCCGTTTCAATAGCCAAAGAGGAAGGGATACTCGTTTCGGTGGACATAGGGGAGGCAGAGCTCCCAAAGGACGTGGAAGGGGAGATAGATTATCTGCTCATGAACGAGGACGAGTACAGGAGGAAGTTCGGCTCCCTTGATCCGAACCTGTGCAGCTCCAAAAACCTTGTGATAACCCTCAACGGAGGAGGGGCCATCATTAGAGACGTCAAAGGGAACGTTGAAGAGATAAGGGGCCTGAGCGCGAAGGTCGTCGATTCGACGGGAGCGGGGGATTCCTTCGCGGCCGGGGTCATCTACGGCGTCCTGAAGGGATGGCGGCTCAGGGATTCGGCGAAGCTCGGAATGCTGCTGGCTTATCTGACCGTCCAAAAGGTGGGGGCGAGGAGCGCGGTGGTTCCACTGGAAAAAATAATCGAGAAGAGTATGGAACTAGGTCTCAACCTTCCGTTTTAG
- a CDS encoding V-type ATP synthase subunit H, with amino-acid sequence MEDVIKRIVDAEKEAEARIEAAKGEAKKIVEEAKAEAKVIENEILEKARKDGEELVERARKEGEEEARRILEDGEKEIEDMKVKATQNFEKAVSAAIELVRGS; translated from the coding sequence ATGGAGGACGTCATCAAGCGCATTGTTGATGCGGAAAAGGAGGCAGAGGCGCGGATTGAGGCTGCAAAGGGCGAGGCTAAAAAGATCGTTGAGGAAGCTAAGGCAGAAGCTAAAGTTATTGAGAACGAGATCCTTGAGAAGGCCAGGAAAGATGGAGAGGAGCTAGTTGAAAGGGCCAGAAAAGAGGGGGAGGAAGAGGCCAGGAGGATCCTTGAGGATGGGGAGAAAGAAATAGAGGACATGAAGGTCAAAGCCACCCAGAACTTTGAGAAAGCTGTTTCCGCCGCTATAGAACTTGTGAGAGGGAGTTGA